The nucleotide sequence CTCATGGCTTCCTCTTGAGTCATGCCAGGAGGAATGTCATTGTCAAAGTAGTACCACGTGTCACTCTCCTTGTCATATAAAGCTAAGCTTGGCAAATATTCGCCGCATTCTCCTCCGATCGTGAGCTCAATGAGTATTTCATCGTTTTCAAGATAGCCTCTTTTTTCAAGTTCTTCTCTCCACATTTATCTCACCGATGGAAAAATAAGTGAGAAGAATAAAAGCCTTTTCTGAACCTAAGGTTAAAAAGAAAACAGCTAAGCTTTCTGAACTTCGATCTTAACTGGGGTAGGATTTGCTATAGTGTCGCTTACAGGACACCTTTCTTCAACGTGCTTGATCCATTCCTCTAAAGTCTTTTCATCGACCTCAGTGTCAACTATTAAGTTAACGCTCACTTCCTTATAACCTGCCTCTCGCCGCCCTTACCCATGAATTTGGTCGGGTCTAAAGTCCCTGAGATTTTAATTTTTAGTGAATTGATAGTAAATCCCATCTCTTTTGCTACTAAGTGTCCTACAACGTTTAAACAGCCCGCTAAAGCTACTAAAAGGTATTCCACTGGATTAGGCCCGGCATCTGTTCCTCCCAGACTGGGAGGTTCGTCAACGATAACTTCAAAGTTTCTAACTTTTGCGATAGTTTTCGTCGGGGATACACCTTCGCCTATGATTGAAAACTTCAAATCAGGCATTTGAAATCACCAATTTTGGTTTTATCGGGAATGCTTAATAAGATTTTTTAAATTAAAACTAAAAGTTAAACAAGAAAAATAAAAATGGTTAAACTCCCAAGCGTTTCTTTATTCTCCTAACTTCTCTTTTTGCTTCCTCTAAGCCAATCTCTTCGAGGACTTCTTCCTTAGGGATGCCGTTTTCATCATAGCCAATCTCTTCATAGTACTGCTTGAGCTTTTCTTTAATATCTTCTCTTGTGGGGGCTTTCCCTTTCACTGGTCCGCTTGGCAGTGGCTCATAGAATCTTGTTGGATTATCATCATCTTTTCTTGGATCCCAGTAAACATCTGGCCCTCCGAGTAAGAGGAGAATTCTCTGGAGGTGAATTATTCTCAGTCCAGTTTCATTGAACCACTTATCTGAGGTTAAGTCAAAGCCTGTGACTGCATTCCCAAACTCTATTATTCTCTCAAATCCGGGTTTTGTAACAAACATACATATCACTGCTGAGTCATAGAAAGCGTTGACCAATTCACCTTCATAGCTCCTCGCAGGCAGTCCAGCGGTTGCTGTGTGGTCTCCCCCTTGCACAGATGCAGCATAGCTTATATCTTTGGTATAATCGAGGTTACTTCTAATTCCATGTGCACCTACGCCAATGCCCTTAACATGAACCGCATATTTTAGGGCATCTGTACCTTTCATTTCACTTATCTTCAACGCCGCTCTGTAAGTTCCTTCAGCCAAGATTTTTCCTATTCCTTCTTTGTTCACAATCATCTCAATCAGCTTCGCAAATCCCTTTTCATCTCCCCACTTAAGCTCAAAGCCCAAGTCATCTTTCGTCAATATGCCTCTCTGATAAAGCTCAGCAGCAAAGCCTAAGGTGTTTCCGGCATTTATCCCATCTAGCCCATATTCGTCAACTAAATATGAGAGGTATACAATCTTTTCTGGCTCAAAGATTCCTAAATTGGTTCCCATATATGCCATGAGTTCATAATCAGGTGCATCTGTGATTGCGCCCTTGTATGGCCCATACCTTAAATATGAAATTTTCATACAGTTCACTGGACATCCATAATCTGCCCAGTA is from Thermococcus paralvinellae and encodes:
- a CDS encoding OsmC family protein; translation: MPDLKFSIIGEGVSPTKTIAKVRNFEVIVDEPPSLGGTDAGPNPVEYLLVALAGCLNVVGHLVAKEMGFTINSLKIKISGTLDPTKFMGKGGERQVIRK
- a CDS encoding aldehyde ferredoxin oxidoreductase family protein, translating into MYGYTGKLIDVDLSREKIEVVEINEEILKKFYGGRGLGTYILWRELGDRWEKVDPLGEENLLLILTGPLTGYYPGMKTAVVSKSPESNGVVGSVLSSEVGLELKASGYDGIIIRGKAKEPVYLFVNDDTIEIRDASKYWGMNGVEVVKTLTKDIHEELKKKEKLRGIPKEPTVMYIGRGGENKVRFAAIMTKLMHAAGYGGFGAVMGSKMLKAVVVKGSKALPPVYDKEKFKTMLREFQRELLTLTTFRQWGTGAGGYSVGKDRSSEPIKNWQEEYHDNEEISVVNFELKAWIKKYWADYGCPVNCMKISYLRYGPYKGAITDAPDYELMAYMGTNLGIFEPEKIVYLSYLVDEYGLDGINAGNTLGFAAELYQRGILTKDDLGFELKWGDEKGFAKLIEMIVNKEGIGKILAEGTYRAALKISEMKGTDALKYAVHVKGIGVGAHGIRSNLDYTKDISYAASVQGGDHTATAGLPARSYEGELVNAFYDSAVICMFVTKPGFERIIEFGNAVTGFDLTSDKWFNETGLRIIHLQRILLLLGGPDVYWDPRKDDDNPTRFYEPLPSGPVKGKAPTREDIKEKLKQYYEEIGYDENGIPKEEVLEEIGLEEAKREVRRIKKRLGV
- a CDS encoding OsmC family protein: MSVNLIVDTEVDEKTLEEWIKHVEERCPVSDTIANPTPVKIEVQKA